A part of Deltaproteobacteria bacterium genomic DNA contains:
- a CDS encoding sterol desaturase family protein, giving the protein MAPDTLAYREELRPQLPRWYRGWEHFAFTNVLLGGITLALIARVHAPRALDFLAIPAAFVMSNLVEYVAHRYPLHRPLGPFRYIYKAHGIRHHRFFTGDTPEHMTTDKPFDFAVVLFGPQSQLAMLGGVGFPLTWLTERLAGHDAAMIFGATATAYFLTYEWLHLLYHLPASHPLTRLPGLARLQNHHRLHHEPRLMSKWNFNITFPIFDAILGTNIQEETRNQEPGTRNQPDAPEIQSR; this is encoded by the coding sequence ATGGCCCCGGACACGCTGGCCTATCGCGAGGAGCTCCGCCCCCAGCTGCCGCGCTGGTACCGCGGCTGGGAGCACTTCGCGTTCACCAACGTCCTGCTCGGCGGGATCACGCTGGCGCTGATCGCCCGGGTTCACGCGCCGCGCGCCCTCGACTTCCTCGCGATTCCGGCCGCGTTCGTGATGTCGAACCTGGTGGAGTACGTGGCCCACCGCTATCCGCTGCACCGGCCGCTCGGGCCATTTCGATATATCTATAAAGCCCACGGCATCCGGCACCACCGCTTCTTCACGGGCGACACGCCGGAGCACATGACCACCGACAAGCCCTTCGACTTCGCGGTGGTCCTCTTCGGGCCGCAGTCGCAGCTGGCGATGCTGGGCGGCGTGGGCTTTCCGCTGACGTGGCTGACGGAGCGGCTCGCGGGCCACGACGCGGCGATGATCTTCGGCGCCACGGCGACGGCGTACTTCCTGACCTACGAGTGGCTGCACCTCCTTTACCACCTGCCGGCGAGCCATCCGCTCACGCGGCTGCCCGGGCTCGCGCGGCTGCAGAACCACCACCGGCTGCACCACGAGCCGCGGCTGATGTCGAAGTGGAACTTCAACATCACCTTCCCCATCTTCGACGCCATCTTGGGAACGAACATTCAGGAAGAAACCAGGAACCAGGAACCAGGAACCAGGAACCAGCCCGACGCGCCCGAGATTCAGTCGCGCTGA